In Leptospira terpstrae serovar Hualin str. LT 11-33 = ATCC 700639, a single window of DNA contains:
- a CDS encoding glycine/betaine ABC transporter permease, with protein sequence MVYLVNPSFREDEKIKEIERKEHQKLTLKIEKVCASQDKEIKEFEENRKNKINNNEDLIKICFDDTVFCDEYQILIEKIKTETKNIKFRKEFEEEWNNTFSNINYGCYCRNKPNLTIYNTCPIYEDPLDNACKLRQDCISSKNLAWNESLECNSDFSAFLDTIPYSNMKKFDSMTNEEIMLMTANKYKALLNIYNKLN encoded by the coding sequence ATTGTTTATCTGGTGAACCCTAGCTTTAGAGAAGATGAAAAGATTAAAGAAATTGAAAGAAAGGAACACCAAAAGTTAACTTTAAAAATTGAAAAAGTGTGTGCGTCTCAAGATAAAGAAATAAAAGAATTTGAGGAAAATCGTAAAAATAAAATTAATAACAATGAAGATCTTATAAAAATCTGTTTCGATGATACAGTATTTTGTGATGAATATCAAATTCTAATAGAAAAAATAAAAACAGAAACAAAGAATATTAAATTTAGAAAGGAATTTGAAGAAGAATGGAATAATACTTTTTCAAACATAAATTATGGATGCTATTGTAGAAATAAACCAAATTTAACAATTTACAATACTTGTCCTATATACGAAGATCCCCTAGATAACGCATGTAAATTAAGGCAAGATTGTATTTCTTCTAAAAATCTGGCTTGGAATGAAAGTTTGGAATGTAATTCGGATTTTTCCGCTTTTCTTGATACGATTCCCTATTCAAATATGAAGAAATTCGATTCAATGACAAATGAAGAAATTATGCTTATGACTGCTAATAAATATAAAGCTCTTCTAAATATATATAATAAATTAAATTGA